A genomic segment from Nicotiana sylvestris chromosome 1, ASM39365v2, whole genome shotgun sequence encodes:
- the LOC104236064 gene encoding dormancy-associated protein 2-like translates to MFSSKDKQMELNAFILIVLAILLVITSEVAARELAESPTNSMDKAKVFDEKNDHVNDAKDLEFGGFGGRYGGNSGGGNSGFGGYPGGGYGGNPFGGSGGFGGYPGGGYGGFPGGGFPHN, encoded by the exons ATGTTTTCAAGCAAGGACAAACAAATGGAATTAAATGCATTTATACTTATTGTTTTGGCTATTTTACTTGTGATAACATCTGAGGTTGCAGCTAGGGAGTTGGCTGAGAGCCCCACCAATTCTATGGACAAAG CAAAGGTATTCGATGAGAAAAATGATCATGTAAATGACGCAAAAGATTTGGAATTTGGAGGATTCGGAGGCAGATATGGTGGAAACTCTGGCGGCGGCAATAGTGGTTTTGGAGGTTATCCAGGAGGAGGATATGGTGGAAACCCTTTCGGCGGCAGTGGTGGTTTTGGAGGTTATCCAGGAGGAGGATATGGTGGATTTCCTGGTGGTGGATTTCCTCACAACTAA